One window of Micropterus dolomieu isolate WLL.071019.BEF.003 ecotype Adirondacks linkage group LG13, ASM2129224v1, whole genome shotgun sequence genomic DNA carries:
- the LOC123981371 gene encoding MAM domain-containing protein 2-like isoform X1, with protein sequence MLPLYFLTFAATIQAHNQLLPGSCNFESNTCGYTSDADFTSWTLHKDGRFVAVDTAIGDDQDDETGADAGPLREITAVLLSPALEQGEWSCLRLVYQIIGSGSLEVLQRTEGNSFDRPLWSSQAPSDSWVISSMDLQNNTEPYRVVIEGKPGRSTGSSVAIFEIHISPGYCLECDFEESHLCGYSNQWNANVNWYVGGGGVQFLNTNMPNDHTYNKRTGHLMYVDSVYAKTFKEVAKLVSPMTTVPMSGCLSFQYQRSDERGNLFSVFTRDRLGQYQELWRAGPENQSDLSRTLGEWIPVQVDLKAPYSIQVVFEVAFNSPSGGRVAIDDISFSPEFCSTDTEPTFDPSIANCDFESGLCHYTQDQVMGSSWRRVSVKPNIFRNGDHTTGAGSFLLAHSRLSPHSGYVSQLIGPTLPGNMKYCLRFYFSLRGFNQTDRALTVHLQQQSGSQEKIWTQGEKSRGIWIATDVTFQTSRPAKVVFVSTCRSFWDCGSVALDDITVSLGDCEQSAGLLSLSLPGHCDFEAGLCGYTQDKQSDDADWEWRRGPTPTSYTGPRGDHTTGLGYYLHMEASPMLPGQSVRLLSRPLRGSRGPKCLRFYYHMYGSGTGQLSVHLDKDGEDVLLWQRRGEQSIAWLRATVEYQCDSQHQIVFTATRGPSVRSDIAIDDVMLEGGPCPAEMEIKATVGTSNEIE encoded by the exons gccGTTTTGTTGCCGTGGACACAGCCATAGGCGATGACCAGGATGATGAGACAGGTGCAGATGCTGGACCACTGAGAGAGATCACAGCGGTCCTACTGAGTCCTGCTCTGGAGCAGGGCGAATGGAGCTGCCTGAGGCTTGTCTACCAGATCATCGGGTCAGGAAGCCTGGAAGTCCTGCAACGCACGGAGGGAAACAGCTTTGACAGGCCGCTGTGGAGCAGCCAGGCGCCCTCTGACAGCTGGGTCATCTCAAGCATGGACCTGCAGAACAACACTGAACCTTACAGG GTTGTCATCGAAGGTAAACCTGGACGGAGCACTGGGAGCAGCGTGGCCATCTTTGAGATCCACATCAGCCCCGGATACTGCCTGG AGTGTGATTTTGAGgagtctcacctgtgtggataCAGTAACCAATGGAACGCCAACGTAAACTGGTATGTGGGAGGAGGCGGGGTCCAGTTCCTTAACACCAATATGCCAAATGACCACACATACAACAAGAGGACAG GTCACTTGATGTACGTGGACTCCGTCTACGCCAAGACTTTTAAAGAAGTGGCCAAACTGGTGTCTCCTATGACGACGGTGCCAATGTCCGGCTGCCTGAGTTTTCAGTACCAGCGAAGCGATGAGAGAGGGAACCTGTTCTCTGTTTTCACCAGGGACCGACTGGGTCAGTACCAGGAGCTGTGGAGGGCGGGGCCAGAAAACCAGAGCGACTTGAGCAGGACGCTTGGAGAATGGATACCTGTGCAGGTGGACCTGAAGGCACCGTACTCTATACAG GTGGTCTTTGAAGTGGCCTTTAACAGTCCAAGTGGCGGGCGCGTTGCAATTGATGACATTTCCTTTTCTCCAGAGTTTTGCAGCACAGACACCG AGCCGACCTTTGACCCCTCCATCGCCAACTGTGACTTCGAGTCAGGTTTGTGCCACTATACCCAGGATCAGGTGATGGGATCATCATGGAGGAGAGTATCTGTGAAGCCCAACATATTTAGGAATGGAGACCACACCACAGGAGCAG GATCTTTCCTGTTGGCACACTCCCGGCTGAGCCCACACTCTGGTTACGTTAGCCAGCTGATTGGTCCAACTCTGCCTGGGAACATGAAGTACTGCCTGAGATTTTACTTCTCTCTAAGGG GTTTCAATCAGACGGACCGGGCTCTCACTGTGcatctgcagcagcagagcGGCAGCCAGGAGAAGATCTGGACTCAGGGGGAGAAGTCCAGAGGAATCTGGATCGCGACAGACGTCACTTTCCAGACGTCACGGCCGGCCAAG GTGGTTTTTGTCAGCACCTGCAGGAGCTTCTGGGACTGTGGCTCTGTGGCGTTGGACGACATCACTGTGAGCCTCGGAGACTGTGAGCAGTCAGCGG GTTTGTTGTCGTTGTCCCTCCCAGGACACTGTGACTTTGAAGCAGGCCTGTGCGGTTACACTCAGGACAAACAGAGTGATGATGCTGACTGGGAGTGGAGGAGAGGACCCACCCCGACGTCATACACCGGGCCAAGAGGAGACCACACCACGGGACTCG GATACTACCTGCACATGGAGGCGTCGCCCATGCTGCCCGGTCAGAGTGTCCGCCTGCTGTCCCGCCCTCTGAGGGGCTCCAGGGGACCTAAGTGTCTGCGTTTCTACTACCACATGTACGGCTCAGGCACCGGGCAACTCAGCGTTCACCTCGACAAGGACGGAGAGGACGTGTTGCTGTGGCAACGGAGAGGCGAGCAGAGCATCGCCTGGCTGAGGGCCACAGTGGAGTACCAGTGTGACAGCCAGCATCAG ATTGTGTTTACAGCGACCAGGGGTCCATCAGTACGGAGTGACATCGCCATTGATGATGTTATGTTGGAAGGGGGACCTTGCCCAG CAGAAATGGAGATCAAGGCCACCGTGGGAACCTCCAATGAGATAGAGTAG
- the LOC123981371 gene encoding MAM domain-containing protein 2-like isoform X2, translating to MLPLYFLTFAATIQAHNQLLPGSCNFESNTCGYTSDADFTSWTLHKDGRFVAVDTAIGDDQDDETGADAGPLREITAVLLSPALEQGEWSCLRLVYQIIGSGSLEVLQRTEGNSFDRPLWSSQAPSDSWVISSMDLQNNTEPYRVVIEGKPGRSTGSSVAIFEIHISPGYCLECDFEESHLCGYSNQWNANVNWYVGGGGVQFLNTNMPNDHTYNKRTGHLMYVDSVYAKTFKEVAKLVSPMTTVPMSGCLSFQYQRSDERGNLFSVFTRDRLGQYQELWRAGPENQSDLSRTLGEWIPVQVDLKAPYSIQVVFEVAFNSPSGGRVAIDDISFSPEFCSTDTEPTFDPSIANCDFESGLCHYTQDQVMGSSWRRVSVKPNIFRNGDHTTGAGSFLLAHSRLSPHSGYVSQLIGPTLPGNMKYCLRFYFSLRGFNQTDRALTVHLQQQSGSQEKIWTQGEKSRGIWIATDVTFQTSRPAKVVFVSTCRSFWDCGSVALDDITVSLGDCEQSAGLLSLSLPGHCDFEAGLCGYTQDKQSDDADWEWRRGPTPTSYTGPRGDHTTGLGYYLHMEASPMLPGQSVRLLSRPLRGSRGPKCLRFYYHMYGSGTGQLSVHLDKDGEDVLLWQRRGEQSIAWLRATVEYQCDSQHQIVFTATRGPSVRSDIAIDDVMLEGGPCPEMEIKATVGTSNEIE from the exons gccGTTTTGTTGCCGTGGACACAGCCATAGGCGATGACCAGGATGATGAGACAGGTGCAGATGCTGGACCACTGAGAGAGATCACAGCGGTCCTACTGAGTCCTGCTCTGGAGCAGGGCGAATGGAGCTGCCTGAGGCTTGTCTACCAGATCATCGGGTCAGGAAGCCTGGAAGTCCTGCAACGCACGGAGGGAAACAGCTTTGACAGGCCGCTGTGGAGCAGCCAGGCGCCCTCTGACAGCTGGGTCATCTCAAGCATGGACCTGCAGAACAACACTGAACCTTACAGG GTTGTCATCGAAGGTAAACCTGGACGGAGCACTGGGAGCAGCGTGGCCATCTTTGAGATCCACATCAGCCCCGGATACTGCCTGG AGTGTGATTTTGAGgagtctcacctgtgtggataCAGTAACCAATGGAACGCCAACGTAAACTGGTATGTGGGAGGAGGCGGGGTCCAGTTCCTTAACACCAATATGCCAAATGACCACACATACAACAAGAGGACAG GTCACTTGATGTACGTGGACTCCGTCTACGCCAAGACTTTTAAAGAAGTGGCCAAACTGGTGTCTCCTATGACGACGGTGCCAATGTCCGGCTGCCTGAGTTTTCAGTACCAGCGAAGCGATGAGAGAGGGAACCTGTTCTCTGTTTTCACCAGGGACCGACTGGGTCAGTACCAGGAGCTGTGGAGGGCGGGGCCAGAAAACCAGAGCGACTTGAGCAGGACGCTTGGAGAATGGATACCTGTGCAGGTGGACCTGAAGGCACCGTACTCTATACAG GTGGTCTTTGAAGTGGCCTTTAACAGTCCAAGTGGCGGGCGCGTTGCAATTGATGACATTTCCTTTTCTCCAGAGTTTTGCAGCACAGACACCG AGCCGACCTTTGACCCCTCCATCGCCAACTGTGACTTCGAGTCAGGTTTGTGCCACTATACCCAGGATCAGGTGATGGGATCATCATGGAGGAGAGTATCTGTGAAGCCCAACATATTTAGGAATGGAGACCACACCACAGGAGCAG GATCTTTCCTGTTGGCACACTCCCGGCTGAGCCCACACTCTGGTTACGTTAGCCAGCTGATTGGTCCAACTCTGCCTGGGAACATGAAGTACTGCCTGAGATTTTACTTCTCTCTAAGGG GTTTCAATCAGACGGACCGGGCTCTCACTGTGcatctgcagcagcagagcGGCAGCCAGGAGAAGATCTGGACTCAGGGGGAGAAGTCCAGAGGAATCTGGATCGCGACAGACGTCACTTTCCAGACGTCACGGCCGGCCAAG GTGGTTTTTGTCAGCACCTGCAGGAGCTTCTGGGACTGTGGCTCTGTGGCGTTGGACGACATCACTGTGAGCCTCGGAGACTGTGAGCAGTCAGCGG GTTTGTTGTCGTTGTCCCTCCCAGGACACTGTGACTTTGAAGCAGGCCTGTGCGGTTACACTCAGGACAAACAGAGTGATGATGCTGACTGGGAGTGGAGGAGAGGACCCACCCCGACGTCATACACCGGGCCAAGAGGAGACCACACCACGGGACTCG GATACTACCTGCACATGGAGGCGTCGCCCATGCTGCCCGGTCAGAGTGTCCGCCTGCTGTCCCGCCCTCTGAGGGGCTCCAGGGGACCTAAGTGTCTGCGTTTCTACTACCACATGTACGGCTCAGGCACCGGGCAACTCAGCGTTCACCTCGACAAGGACGGAGAGGACGTGTTGCTGTGGCAACGGAGAGGCGAGCAGAGCATCGCCTGGCTGAGGGCCACAGTGGAGTACCAGTGTGACAGCCAGCATCAG ATTGTGTTTACAGCGACCAGGGGTCCATCAGTACGGAGTGACATCGCCATTGATGATGTTATGTTGGAAGGGGGACCTTGCCCAG AAATGGAGATCAAGGCCACCGTGGGAACCTCCAATGAGATAGAGTAG